One Bos indicus isolate NIAB-ARS_2022 breed Sahiwal x Tharparkar chromosome 10, NIAB-ARS_B.indTharparkar_mat_pri_1.0, whole genome shotgun sequence DNA window includes the following coding sequences:
- the LOC109564323 gene encoding olfactory receptor 4F3/4F16/4F29-like: protein MDGGNRSVVSEFLLQGLTSSWEVQILLFLLFTLFYIASMLGNLLIVLTILSDHHLHSPMYFLLANLSFIDTGVSSIATPKMISDLFRRHKVISFRGCITQMFFIHTVGGAEMVLLTVMAYDRYVAICKPLHYPTIMSLRMCTSLLAVAWTIGLIHSVAQLAFVVNLPFCGPNEMDSFYCDFPRFIKLACTDTYRLEFLVTANSGFISMGTFFILIVSYIFILVTVRKHSSGGSSKALSTLSAHITVVVFFFGPCIIVYVWPFPTLPIDKFLAIFDALITPFMNPIIYTLRNKEMKMAMRRLFGKVLSFKKSFFMHNSRNSD, encoded by the coding sequence ATGGATGGCGGaaatcgctcagtggtgtctgaattTTTGCTGCAGGGACTCACCAGTTCTTGGGAGGTCcagattcttctttttctattgttcacattattttatatagCGAGTATGTTGGGAAACCTTCTCATTGTGCTCACAATTCTCTCAGACCACCATTTACATTCCCCCATGTACTTTTTGTTGGCAAATCTCTCCTTCATTGACACAGGTGTTTCCAGCATTGCAACCCCAAAGATGATTTCTGACCTTTTCAGAAGACACAAAGTCATCTCCTTCAGAGGCTGCATCACTCAGATGTTCTTTATTCACACTGTTGGGGGTGCAGAGATGGTGCTGCTCACAGTCATGGCCTATGACCGGTATGTTGCCATCTGTAAGCCGCTCCACTACCCGACCATCATGAGCCTAAGAATGTGCACTTCTCTTCTGGCTGTTGCTTGGACCATTGGACTCATCCACTCTGTGGCCCAGCTGGCTTTTGTTGTCAACTTACCCTTTTGTGGCCCCAATGAAATGGATAGCTTTTACTGTGATTTTCCTCGGTTCATCAAGCTTGCATGTACAGACACGTATAGATTGGAGTTTCTGGTCACTGCCAACAGTGGTTTCATCTCCATGGGCACCTTCTTTATCCTGATTGTGTCTTACATCTTCATCCTGGTCACGGTTCGCAAACACTCTTCAGGTGGTTCATCCAAGGCCCTTTCTACCCTCTCAGCTCACATCACTGTGGTAGTTTTTTTCTTTGGCCCTTGCATTATTGTCTATGTGTGGCCATTCCCTACCTTACCCATAGATAAATTTTTAGCCATCTTTGATGCTCTTATTACTCCTTTTATGAATCCTATTATCTACACACTTAGAAATAAGGAGATGAAGATGGCAATGAGGAGACTGTTTGGTAAGGTTTTAAGTTTTAAGAAGAGTTTTTTCATGCACAATTCAAGAAATTCAGATTGA
- the LOC109564527 gene encoding olfactory receptor 4F3/4F16/4F29-like, translated as MGGGNRSVVSEIVLVGLTSSLEMQLVLFLIFSVFYVTSILGNLLIVLTVTSDSHLHSPMYFLLANLSFIDMWVSSITAPKMISDLFKERKVISFQGYIAQMFFVHVIGGTEMVLLIAMAFDRYVAICRPLHYLIIMNFRTCISLLVAAWTIGIIHSLIQILFVVNLPFCGPNKVDSFYCDLPRFIRLACTDTYRLELVVTANSGFISLGTFFILITSYIFILATVWQRSSGDLSKALSTLSAHIAVVVLFFGPCIFVYSWPFPTVPVDKFLAIFDVVITPFLNPAIYSLRNKEMKVAMRRIFSQMLSFRKLF; from the coding sequence ATGGGGGGAGGAAATCGTTCGGTGGTGTCTGAGATTGTGTTGGTGGGACTCACCAGTTCTTTGGAGATGCAACTTGTCCTCTTTCTAATTTTCTCTGTGTTCTATGTAACAAGCATTTTAGGAAACCTCCTCATTGTTCTCACAGTGACCTCTGACTCCCATTTACACTCCCCTATGTACTTCCTGCTAGCCAACCTCTCCTTTATTGACATGTGGGTTTCCTCCATTACAGCTCCCAAGATGATATCTGATCTTTTCAAAGAGAGAAAAGTAATCTCTTTCCAAGGATACATTGCTCAGATGTTCTTCGTTCATGTTATTGGAGGAACTGAGATGGTTCTGCTCATTGCCATGGCCTTTGACCGTTATGTCGCTATATGTAGGCCTCTCCATTACCTGATCATCATGAACTTCAGAACTTGTATTTCACTCTTGGTTGCTGCCTGGACCATTGGGATCATCCACTCACTCATCCAGATTCTATTTGTTGTAAACCTACCATTCTGTGGCCCCAATAAAGTGGACAGCTTTTACTGTGATCTTCCTCGATTTATTAGGCTTGCCTGCACAGACACTTACAGACTGGAGCTTGTGGTTACTGCCAATAGTGGTTTCATCTCCCTGGGAACATTTTTCATTCTGATTACCTCCTATATCTTCATCTTGGCCACTGTTTGGCAACGTTCCTCAGGTGACTTGTCCAAGGCCCTCTCTACACTATCAGCTCACATCGCGGTGGTGGTCTTATTTTTCGGCCCATGTATTTTTGTGTATTCATGGCCATTTCCCACAGTACCAGTGGATAAATTCCTTGCTATTTTTGATGTAGTTATTACTCCATTTCTGAATCCTGCCATCTACAGTTTGAGGAACAAAGAGATGAAGGTGGCAATGAGGAGGATATTCAGTCAGATGTTGAGTTTCAGGAAGCTGTTTTAA